A single window of Saccharomyces kudriavzevii IFO 1802 strain IFO1802 genome assembly, chromosome: 16 DNA harbors:
- the CQD1 gene encoding Cqd1p (similar to Saccharomyces cerevisiae YPL109C; ancestral locus Anc_8.598), which produces MAFLRFAFRNSWRYYSQSTRHFHKIPVGRLVIPTSAALYLTHDAISKQCSLIYNDSLKPDPKGDTFEMGLYISSENELQEKIKTFRSTKITGSRNKLIRCLRIFWFGFNDRIVEPICTVLRFLEISAIFLPVLLLYPISWFGHNLKVTGTNITETRGSLVWCQLLRKALELAGPSFIKLGQWAGSRTDIFSHALCHELGKLHSNVSAHSLSFTLKRLCQSLKVDKIEDAFDEFNHTPIGVGSIAQVYVGELSQEYIDKYDNIQIGKDGNRWCAIKILHPNVRSQIRRDLKIMKFFADTINWIPTMEWLSLPNEVEQFSILMNIQLDLRIEALNLQRFNENFKNSIQVKFPKPFLPLSNRDVMFEEHVYGLSMEKFLSTKKELNDVELCKKVSDPFVDAFLQMLILDDFVHADLHPGNVIIRFVKTNKYGTNIISSELESFRITHALRRKVEEHENHDFVAELKSILTNYTPQICFIDTGIITELNEKNRINFIALFNALARFDGYRAGELMIERSKTPETAIDKEVFAFKVEKLVDKVKQRTFTLGTVSIGDLLDQMLSMVRSHHVRMESDFVSVVVAILLLEGIGRQLDPNLDLFESSLPILREFGFKREAKSLLKDASTLSMLKIWVGLEVRQLMHLSMKQIYDLVRTDQLCPNY; this is translated from the exons ATGGCATTTTTAAGGTTTGCATTTAGAAACTCTTGGCGATACTATAGTCAGTCAACGCGGCACTTCCATAAAATCCCTGTAGGACGGCTGGTGATACCTACATCTGCTGCCCTATATCTAACACACGACGCCATTTCAAAACAATGCAGTTTGATATATAATGACTCTTTAAAGCCAGATCCTAAAGGTGACACTTTCGAAATGGGCCTCTACATAtcttctgaaaatgaactgcaagaaaagatcaaaacATTTAGGTCTACTAAGATCACTGGATCGCGTAATAAGCTAATAAGGTGCCTAAgaattttttggtttggcTTCAATGATAGAATTGTTGAACCAATATGCACTGTTTTAAGATTTCTAGAGATTTCcgccatttttttacccGTTCTTTTATTGTATCCTATATCGTGGTTTGGCCATAATCTCAAAGTTACAGGTACCAATATAACTGAGACTCGCGGCTCTTTGGTATGGTGTCAATTACTGCGCAAGGCATTGGAATTGGCTGGTCCGAGTTTTATTAAGCTTGGACAATGGGCGGGATCGAGAacagatattttttctcatgCCCTGTGTCATGAATTGGGCAAATTGCATAGCAATGTATCTGCGCATTCCTTGAGTTTTACCCTTAAAAGGCTTTGCCAATCATTAAAAGTTGACAAGATTGAAGATGCCTTCGATGAGTTCAATCATACGCCAATAGGAGTTGGATCCATCGCCCAAGTTTACGTGGGCGAGTTGTCTCAGGAATATATTGACAAATATGATAACATACAAATCGGTAAGGACGGTAATCGCTGGTGTGCAATCAAGATTTTACATCCGAATGTAAGGTCCCAAATCCGAAGAGatttgaagataatgaaattttttgctgaCACAATAAATTGGATCCCGACCATGGAATGGTTGTCTCTGCCCAATGAAGTGGAACAATTTTCCATATTAATGAATATTCAGCTGGACTTAAGAATTGAGGCGTTAAACCTGCAAAGATTTAATGAGAACTTCAAGAATTCTATTCAGGTGAAATTTCCTAAACCATTTCTCCCCTTATCAAATAGAGACGTTATGTTTGAAGAGCATGTATATGGTCTTTCtatggaaaaatttttgtccACAAAAAAGGAGCTTAATGATGTTGAGCTTTGTAAGAAGGTCAGCGATCCTTTTGTTGACGCATTTTTACAAATGTTAATCCTCGATGATTTTGTTCATGCTGATTTGCATCCAGGGAATGTTATAATTAGGTTCGTCAAGACGAACAAATATGGGACAAATATCATATCCTCTGAACTTGAATCTTTCCGGATTACACATGCCTTAAGAAGAAAGGTTGAGGAACACGAAAATCACGATTTTGTTGCTGAGTTGAAGTCTATATTAACAAATTATACGCCCCAAATATGTTTCATCGATACTGGAATAATTACAGAactgaatgaaaaaaatagaatcaATTTCATAGCGTTATTTAACGCGTTGGCACGATTTGATGGTTATAGAGCGGGCGAATTGATGATTGAAAGGTCAAAAACCCCAGAAACAGCCATTGATAAGGAAGTGTTTGCATTCAAAGTAGAAAAGTTAGTAGATAAAGTTAAGCAAAGGACATTTACACTCGGAACTGTTTCTATTGGTGACTTGCTTGACCAAATGTTAAGTATGGTAAGATCACATCACGTTAGAATGGAGTCTGACTTTGTTTCCGTGGTTGTTGCTATCTTACTCCTGGAGGGGATTGGGCGACAGTTAGATCCAAATTTGGATTTATTCGAAAG TTCGCTTCCTATATTACGTGAGTTTGGTTTTAAGCGCGAAGCCAAAAGTCTCTTAAAGGATGCAAGCACATTATCAATGCTCAAGATATGGGTTGGTTTAGAAGTGCGTCAATTAATGCATCTTTCCATGAAACAAATCTATGATCTTGTCAGGACGGACCAATTGTGTCCTAATTATtaa
- the SKDI16G1670 gene encoding uncharacterized protein (similar to Saccharomyces cerevisiae YPL108W; ancestral locus Anc_8.594) has product MLFDKSKTTTAMEKLRNTSSRKPNGEKDQSVIKPISLDGRTGEVIVRKSTGKTKIRKGQTEEEYGQQLRHYFQVEEGPVRTEVGWMDKVDPLADIRDGKYDISNKHQRQVLSGFCHRLFYQRKYEQCLNLSSYLLGLFEPFNVKNKMKRELEELEYMIEQCRGQVS; this is encoded by the coding sequence ATGCTATTCGACAAAAGCAAGACAACGACAGCAATGGAAAAACTCCGCAACACAAGTTCTAGGAAGCCCAATGGCGAAAAAGACCAATCAGTGATCAAGCCAATCTCTTTAGATGGCAGAACAGGTGAAGTAATCGTGAGAAAATCCACAGGGAAGACTAAAATACGTAAAGGTCAGACAGAAGAAGAGTACGGGCAGCAGTTGCGACACTACTTTCAAGTGGAAGAAGGCCCTGTGCGGACAGAGGTTGGCTGGATGGATAAAGTAGATCCTCTAGCTGACATACGAGATGGCAAGTACGATATTTCCAACAAGCACCAACGACAAGTGCTTAGTGGGTTCTGCCATCGTTTATTCTACCAGCGCAAGTATGAGCAGTGTCTGAACCTCAGCAGCTATCTGTTGGGACTCTTCGAACCCTTTAAtgtgaagaacaaaatgaaaCGGGAGCTTGAAGAGCTAGAATATATGATCGAGCAGTGTCGTGGACAGGTGTCATAA
- the DPC25 gene encoding Dpc25p (similar to Saccharomyces cerevisiae YPL107W; ancestral locus Anc_8.591): MLRSHGWSILNRLYPVRSFTRYSKVDMTFEGNTQDISTSAEERMSTVFGGRLKGEPPKSTSRVLTGGMRKIAGVQVPAKPQEPDNCCMSGCVNCVWEIYSEDLRDWKHRRKEAAEKIKGTQEMWPKNWNPPLGLLNMENVPVELKKKKQEIDGMTVEQPHNLSLIKGLFPKRKAPLPKSVLTAKKKNIALRHKHEQEGKGGNQSIDGLDSDEGWEDIPVYVKVFAEFESKKRLQKIHRQEELKKKTALV, encoded by the coding sequence ATGTTAAGAAGTCACGGATGGTCAATACTTAATAGACTGTATCCTGTTCGCAGTTTCACCAGATACTCAAAGGTAGATATGACCTTTGAAGGAAACACTCAAGATATCTCTACCTCTGCCGAAGAGAGAATGTCCACCGTTTTTGGGGGTCGCTTGAAGGGTGAACCACCAAAATCTACAAGTAGAGTACTTACTGGCGGAATGAGGAAAATAGCAGGTGTTCAAGTACCTGCGAAGCCGCAAGAACCTGATAATTGTTGCATGTCAGGATGTGTTAATTGTGTGTGGGAAATATATAGTGAAGACTTGAGAGACTGGAAGCATAGAAGGAAAGAAGCTGCGGAAAAGATCAAGGGAACCCAGGAAATGTGGCCTAAAAACTGGAATCCACCTCTGGGATTGTTGAACATGGAAAACGTCCCTGTCgagttgaagaaaaaaaagcaggaAATCGATGGTATGACAGTAGAGCAGCCTCACAATTTATCATTAATCAAAGGTTTGTTtcccaaaagaaaagcgCCCCTACCCAAGAGTGTCTTGACagctaaaaaaaaaaatattgctTTGAGACACAAACACGAACAAGAGGGAAAAGGAGGAAACCAGTCGATTGATGGACTAGATAGTGATGAAGGTTGGGAAGATATTCCCGTTTATGTCAAAGTGTTTGCCGAGtttgaatcaaagaaaaggttaCAAAAGATCCACCGAcaagaagaattgaaaaagaaaacagcTCTGGTGTGA
- the SSE1 gene encoding adenyl-nucleotide exchange factor SSE1 (similar to Saccharomyces cerevisiae SSE2 (YBR169C) and SSE1 (YPL106C); ancestral locus Anc_8.590), which yields MSTPFGLDLGNNNSVLAVARNRGIDVVVNEVSNRSTPSVVGFGPKNRYLGETGKNKQTSNIKNTVANLKRIIGLDYDHPDFKQESKHFTTKLVELDDKKTGAEVRFAGEKHVFSATQLAAMFIDKVKDTVKQETKANITDVCIAVPAWYTEEQRYNVADAARIAGLNPVRIVNDVTAAGVSYGIFKTDLPEGEEKPRIVAFVDIGHSSYTCSIMAFKKGQLKVLGTACDKHFGGRDFDLAITEHFADEFKSKYKIDIRENPKAYNRILTAAEKLKKVLSANTNAPFSVESVMNDVDVSSQLSREELEEMVKPLLERVTEPVSKALAQAKLTVDEVDFVEIIGGTTRIPTLKQSISEAFGKPLSTTLNQDEAIAKGAAFICAIHSPTLRVRPFKFEDIHPYSVSYSWDKQVEEEDSMEVFPAGSTFPSTKLITLNRTGDFSMAANYTDITQLPASTPKHIANWDITGVQLPEGQDSVPVKLRLRCDPSGLHTIEEAYSVEDIEVEEPIPLPEDAPEDAEQEFKKITKTVKKDDLTIVAHTFGLDAKKLNELIEKENEMIAQDKLVAETEDRKNTLEEYIYTLRGKLDEEYAAFASDAEKTKLKGMLNKAEEWLYDEGFDSIKAKYIAKYEELASLGNMIRGRYLAKEEEKKQSIRSKQEASQMAAMAEKLAAQRKAEAEKKDEKKDTEGDVDMD from the coding sequence atgagtACTCCATTTGGTTTAGATTTAGGTAACAATAACTCTGTCTTAGCTGTTGCTAGAAACAGAGGTATTGACGTCGTCGTTAATGAAGTTTCCAACCGTTCTACTCCTTCTGTCGTTGGTTTTGGTCCAAAGAACAGATACTTGGGTGAAACTGGTAAGAACAAGCAAACTTCCAATATCAAGAACACCGTCGCCAACTTGAAGAGAATTATTGGTTTGGATTACGACCATCCAGATTTTAAACAAGAATCTAAGCATTTTACCACCAAATTGGTTGAATTAGACGATAAGAAGACCGGTGCCGAAGTTAGATTTGCTGGTGAAAAGCATGTTTTCTCTGCTACTCAATTAGCTGCCATGTTCATTGACAAAGTCAAGGACACTGTCAAACAGGAAACCAAAGCTAATATTACCGATGTTTGTATTGCTGTCCCAGCTTGGTACACTGAAGAACAACGTTACAACGTTGCTGACGCTGCTAGAATTGCTGGTTTGAACCCTGTTAGAATTGTCAACGATGTTACCGCTGCCGGTGTTTCTTACGGTATCTTCAAGACTGATTTACCagaaggtgaagaaaaaccaaGAATTGTTGCTTTCGTTGATATCGGTCACTCTTCCTATACCTGTTCCATCATGGCTTTCAAGAAGGGCCAATTGAAGGTCTTGGGTACTGCCTGTGACAAGCATTTCGGTGGTAGAGATTTTGATTTGGCTATAACTGAACACTTCGCTGACGAGTTCAAGTCTAAGTACAAGATTGACATCAGAGAAAATCCAAAGGCTTACAACAGAATTTTGACCGcagctgaaaaattgaagaaggtcTTGTCTGCTAACACTAATGCTCCATTCTCTGTTGAATCCGTCATGAACGATGTTGATGTATCTTCTCAATTGTCTCGtgaagaattggaagaaatggTCAAGCCATTGTTGGAACGTGTTACTGAACCAGTCAGCAAAGCTTTGGCTCAAGCCAAGTTGACCGTTGATGAAGTCGACTTTGTTGAAATTATTGGTGGTACTACCCGTATCCCAACTTTGAAGCAATCAATTTCTGAAGCCTTCGGAAAGCCTTTGTCTACCACTTTGAACCAAGACGAAGCCATCGCTAAAGGTGCCGCTTTCATTTGTGCCATTCACTCTCCAACTTTAAGAGTTAGACCATTCAAGTTTGAGGATATCCATCCTTACTCTGTTTCTTACTCTTGGGACAAACAagtcgaagaagaagacagTATGGAAGTCTTCCCAGCTGGCTCAACCTTCCCATCTACTAAATTGATCACTTTGAACCGTACTGGTGACTTTTCAATGGCTGCTAATTACACCGATATCACACAATTACCAGCAAGCACCCCAAAACACATTGCTAACTGGGATATTACTGGTGTTCAATTACCAGAAGGTCAAGACTCTGTTCCTGTTAAGTTGAGATTGAGATGCGATCCATCTGGTCTACACACTATCGAAGAAGCCTACTCCGTCGAAGATattgaagttgaagaacCTATTCCATTGCCAGAAGACGCCCCAGAAGATGCTGAACAAgaattcaagaagattACCAAGACCGTGAAAAAGGATGACTTGACCATCGTCGCACACACTTTTGGTTTAGACGCTAAGAAGTTGAATGAATTGATTGAAAAGGAGAACGAGATGATTGCCCAAGACAAATTGGTTGCCGAGACAGAAGACCGTAAGAACACTCTTGAGGAATATATTTACACATTACGTGGTAAGTTGGATGAAGAGTACGCTGCATTTGCTTCCGATGCCGAAAAGACCAAATTGAAAGGTATGTTAAACAAAGCCGAAGAGTGGTTATACGACGAAGGTTTCGACTCCATCAAGGCTAAGTACATTGCCAAATACGAAGAATTGGCCTCTTTAGGTAACATGATTAGAGGTAGATACTTGGCTaaggaggaagaaaagaagcaatCCATAAGATCCAAGCAAGAGGCTTCTCAAATGGCTGCTATGGCTGAAAAGCTGGCTGCCCAAAGAAAGGctgaagctgaaaaaaaagatgaaaagaaagatacCGAAGGTGATGTCGACATGGACTAA